aagatcttttctggcaggttccagtctttttcataaTTGGTTGTTCTGCAGAtggttgtgattttggtgtgctcgTGAGagaaggtgagctcagggtcccTCTACTCCACTACTTGTCCACTCTCCTTCAGTCACTCTGGTGGTTTACAGTCCCTGCCAGGCAGCGGGCTCCAGACTTGACTCTCTGGTGCTGATGCTGCGGCCGGCAAGGGTGCAGGTGTGGCTGCGGCTGGACTACTGTGGCAGCACTAGCGGCTGCAGCTGCAGTGGAGGTGGCTGTTGGGCCCTCTTCCCTCTTCAGACTCCCTAGAGCAGTGGTTCCTAAAGGATAATTCCTGAATCAGCAGCATCAATATCAATTGGGAACTTGTgggaaatgcttattttcagGACCTGCCAAGTCAAAATTCGGGGGGTGGGTCTCAAGCAATTCTTGATTTAGGAAACCttacaggtgattctgatgtacgCTAGAGTTTGAGAACCGCTGGTCTTGAAACAGCAAATGAACCTGGAGATCTCAGAGATGAGCAGTGTCCCCTAAAAAGGAGATGCAGAGGCCTGTTGTACCGGTGGATGGCTGATGTGATGTGGTAAGAGTCAGCGGTATAGAAGAAGAGGCGAATACTGAAGTTCAGATTTCAGGCGGGTCATCTGATGACCGAGGATAAAATCAAGGGTTAGAATACAGGGAAAAAGAGATCCAGTTGATCATATCATCAAGGAAGGTGAAGGTGAGCCTTAGAGGGCAGTATGTGAGGGTGAGGAGGATTTGGAGGTAGTAGTATAATGAGGTATCAAATGACTGAGAATTGTGACAGATGAAAGGTTTAGCCATGAAAGTGGTGAGCAAGGACCGGGACAGCCCCTGGTCCTCTCTCCCCTTCGgttgggaaaatgggaaaaaccAAGTAATTCTTCTACTGGCTATAAGAAAAAGGTACCAGGAAGTATCTGCCTGACTAGGGGAAAAGGGGTGGCTGCCTAGGAGAAGAGAGGTCCACGTTAAAGAAAGGAGGTGAGGACAAATGGGAGCATTAACCCATACACAACAAGGGTTCTTAGCCCACCGCTAAAGGGAACCAGACTTGGGGATGAGTAGACAATAGTTCAAGCAGACGTGACAAAAGTTCTCCTGAGTAGCCAGCATAACTAAAGTGGCTCAAGAAAACAGTAGATTGGGAGGTCAGATCAGTGAAACAGCCAAGAGAGAAACACTAAGTGAAAAGAGGATGTCTAGAGCCTGGAGAAAACACACACGTAAAGACAATACAGTCCAACTTTCAACATTAAGTTGTATTGACACAAACTCTTTCactaaaaaaaaggaacagaatggtGGCATGGGAAATTGGTTGCTATATTTCTGGAGGGTATAATCACAGCTTTCAGAGACCATTTAGAGGAAAGAAACATTACTGACAGCAGAGGTAGGAACAAAGATAAATCCACATTTAAAATTTGCAGTTACTGTTTAAGCAAGGAGTCATGGTCAAAGTGGATTCCCATTCTAATAAAGTTGGGACAACCCCCCAAATGCCAATGTGACATTCTTAAATAAAGCCCTTTAATTTTATGATATTCCTTTGTTTAgtatggagagggaaaaaaagggagtgTTTTATAATTTAGTCAGAAAAAGTTACACAATATATATGCTTTATTTCCATGGATTTCTAAaatcatacacttaaaaaaagtcTCTTCCTTAAATCAAATTTACCCCACTATATAATACTATGAAACCAACCAAACTGACACAATAATTGCTCTCCAAAGACAGTAACAGACTGTAAGATCTAATAAATTGTAAAACATAAGAGACTGCAACCAActggttaaaaacaaaaggaaaaactaaagagCTTGCCCCTTTGTAACAATTTACAGAACTCTgtttaataaacatgaaaaatctgCTTTGGATAAGGCATTGCTTCATCCCTTGTCAGAGAATAAGGCACACAAGCATCAGCATGACAGAACACAAATATGTAAGAAAATCTGAAGACAGCAGATGGTACAAATGCCACAAAAAAGCAGGTACTTCTGGGGCACTATTATATCAAAGTAACATTAAACTGTGCAAATGTGAAACTTACAGCAACTCAATTTTCCTTCTCTAATAAAGGTTAATCATTTTTTACAGACGATCAAcctgaaagaacaaaggaaatagcCAATTTCCTAAAACTactttattctggaaaaaaaaaaagttttgtttctcagtatcaggcacatttaaaaaaacaatttaactGGTGTAATATTTTAGAATAGTACATAAACAAATTGACagcaacaaataattttaatggtACATTCAGGCGTTTACATTTGAAATGACATTGATTCAAGTCCTTTTTGTGTGAATTCTATGGTTATGAGCAAGTATCAATATTTTGTTAATGTTaattttgaacaaatattttgttatgtttagGTATGTTTTTCAAAACAGTTAAAACTCCAACATACGAGATCTGGGGGCAGagatactgaaaaaataatactttGGTAAGATGTTATTAGAGCCAACATATTACAGTAATTATTTCCTGAAGTTATTTCTGAAACAACAGCCTAGGTCTCACGTTACTGTCTTTTGTGAATATTATAACATAAGTGCATTGAAACAAGACTCTGCCAGTAGTCAAAACTGACTAAAGCCCTTGGCAAATTAAACTTCAGTCAGGATCAAAATATGTGCCATAAAGAAATGTTAGCATTCACTATACATCTTACTCATAATCTCATATACTTTGCCCATTTCATTGTTTCACCATCTCAGGAAACTGTGGCTCCAAATGTAATGTTAACTTTTCACAAATCAGTCATCCTAAAATGTGAGCTGTTTCTCACCAGGAAATGAACTACCTTAAAAGCATACTTCCAGAAAACTTAACTAGATGTAAATCTAATAACATTAGTAAAGCCagataaatagaagaaaaatacaaatgtatcaTGGAATAAACAAAACTCTAATATTGCACTGCAGTGTTACGGAAAAGAGGAATacaacaaatatataatttttaaaaattgtacatgcCTCTTGAGCAAGAGGACTCAGGAATTCTAGTAATTAATGTTAAGTACctaacacctttttaaaaattcactttaatgTTGGCAATCCTTAAATATCATTGTCTCAACCAGTGCTCCTCTAAGACTGCCACATGGTTACCTCAGACATCAATATGAATTCCATGTTTTGAAGACATCATCTGTCTGGTCCCTGTGAAATAcataatgaatgaacagatgTGAGGTAAAGACGATGTGATGATTACATAAAGCCAGAATGGCAAAGGAGAAGTCTTTCCAAATGGGCACATCCACAAGCCATGGCGAATTCCATCTCGGACATGGTGTGAGGTCCAGGATATAAATAACATCCAGGGAAGAAAGCACCATGAGTCTTTGAGCTTGAAAAGGTGCATAGTAAACTTCAGGGTCAGAACCACAACGGGTATCACAGTAGAACAGTGAAGGAAAGGTCTTCGAGGAAGAGCCAGAGCAGCCTGCAGGGGAAAAGCAGGAGCTAGTATCATTTCCTTCTCCGCAAACAAAATTTGATAGATGCTTCCTAATATTTGTAATCATCTATTTTCCTGCAGGCTATTGGAAATGCAAAGGAGACATTTTCTATGCCACCTCAAAATATACTTTGCATTaaatatggggttttttttttttttgagggagggttaattcagattatttatttatttttaagtggaggtattggggattgaacccaggtcttcaTGCATGCTgaacatgcactctacccctgagctaaaCCCTGCCCCTAGATATGAAATCAAGATCTCAAGAACATGTGGTTAATTTAAGTTTCATATTATTTGCTTAGAAAAGTCAcaatacatacataatttatgTCCTAAATGTATGTTTGTGTAAATTTGGAGTTTTAAAGAATTGTCTTGGGCCTCTAAGAGCATTGAAAAATGTTTCACAACTGAACAAAATATTCTTCAGTTAAACTTCTTAAAAATCGAAGTATGGTTGATTTTTCAATGTtatagtagtttcaggtgtataacatagtatTCGAAATTTTTATTGAcgatactccatttacagttattataaaatagtgatcatattccctgtgctgtacatctttgtatcttatttatttttcatctagttgtttgtacctcttaatccccttcccctatCTTACCCCTCTTCTTCACCCATTCTTCAATTAATAAAGGCATTAAAGGGGagtattttcattgtaaacactTCATATTAGCCTTGAAtactttcataatttatttacaacAACATTAGagagtatattattttaaataagtattcAAAAGCTGAGTTAAACTTCAGTAATATTTCTAAACCACTGTAAAAATGTAatcaatatgaaatgaaaatttcaggcTTAACCCCCGAATGACCAAGGAGTAAGGTTTTATTCTCACATATACTAAAGGCTAGTTTCCAACTAGATAATTTCTAAAAAGGAGAAAGCTGAGGATAGAGAAGACTGCCTAAATTCAAATCTCCCCACACATCCCCACACCACATTACAGAACAAGGACAAATAAAACTGTATCAAGCCCCACTCAACATAGCTAGAAGTCAGAGAATGCCCAAACTTCAAATACtctaaagtattaaaataaacaccaaatCAGAGCTCTCTCTTACATACTCCTGCCTGAAGCCAGGAAAAGCCAATGCTGAAGAAAGATGAAGGGAAATCTAAGATTGATCTAAAGTTaccatcagaaaaagaaagttcacCCCACATGTGAAAATACCAAAAAGGGTCCTGGTAGATCAAAGTAGTGACTACAGAGAAAAGACTTAAAAGTGGGCATGATTCAAGGTTGTAAAAGGCATTAGTTCTGGCTGGGGGAGAAGATGGTACAAAGGAAGGGAGAGGTAGCCTTTGAAGACTGAgtgatgaagggaaaaaaagaagtcacagaGGCAAAAATTAGGTCCCTATTAAAAAAAGTTAGAGGACACCACCTTTCcaccacattaaaaagaaagtcatcCATTGAAGAGTCTGTACCTTGTCACGCTGTCAAATCAGATCACGCTTAAACTGGGAATCCTGTAAACCCAGGGTTCTTTAACTCCCACCTACAGAATGAACATCAATCAAGTTTATTGATTTGATGTTCCTACATCCctatttcctctcccttctcctccacacttagttgttttatttctccttggtCAGAACATATAACATTTCTGTCTTATGCCATTTTTGTCTCCACCTTTGTTTTTAAGTTCTACACCCACAATATGTCGTGCTCCTCAATGGCAGGGTGGGACAGGGGTGCCTACGGTAATCACTACTGAGAGGAGAGCCACAGCCTCATGTTGAGATGATGAGCAGTTACGCTCTGGATGTGTGGAGGAATAGGGACTCTTCACACTTTTATTTGTGAAGCCAATTTACAGTAATAGATGCTaaggaagaaacaagaaattTCTCTTGCTTGGTTGACTTCTAAAATAATCCATGCAGATTTTTCATTCATAGATAaacagtgaaagaagaaaaggacattaCCATAAAATTATAGAAGTAAAGCtagataacttaaaaatataagtaaaaatagatacttaaaaacaagtatatattacttatatgtggaatctaaaaagtacaaccaactagtgaatataacaaaaaagaagctgcctcacagatatagagaacacatagtgattaccagtggggaaaaggaaagagggagggggcaATTTAGGGGTAAAGAAGTAAGCGGTACAAACTAtaaggtataaaataagccacaagcatatattgtacaacacagggaatatagtcaatattttataataactataaatggagtatataacctttaaaattgcaaatcacTATATACTGTACACccgtaacttacataatattgtacagcaactatatgtcaataaaatgaataaatttttaaaattaagtatcatAAATACTCATTCAGTTTTGATATTTATTCCTCAGGACCACATACAATCTGATGgtgaatgtgaaaaaattttaatacttcaTTCAAAAATAAGGATCAATACATGCAGTATGCTATACTTTATCCGCAgtctctcatttaatctttaaaacattccTATGACTTAGGaattattttacagaggaggaaactgggacttAGAGAGGCTAGGTAAATTCCTTATGGTGTACAGTTATCAAATGGCAAAGCTGTGGTCTGGTTCTAGCTCTGTCTGATTCTATGGCTCATATTCTTAACACAACTGCTTCTAAATGATTCAAAGAATAAATACAGTATAcagcctaaatttttttttaaaattacaacagGAATACTTAAATTCTAGATGAATGCATTTATAAatcacactttgtttttgttttattgaagtacagtttatttacaatgctgtgttagtttcaggtgtacaggaaaattattgttatacatatatgtgtgtgtatatatatatacattctttttcagtttattttccattatagtttattacaagatattgaatatagttccctgtgctatacagtacgtccttcttgtttatctgttttatatatagtagtgtatatctgttaatcccaaacttaaTTTAAACCTCCCTCtcagcctttcccctttggtaaccataagtttgttttctatgtctgtgagtctatttctgtttcataaataagttcatttgtatcattattgtagattccacatataagtgatattatatgatacttgtcttttctgacatatttcacttagtataataatctctaggtccattcatgttgctgcaaatggcattatttcattcttttttatgattcagtaatattccattgtatacaaatatacatatatactacatcttctttatccattcacatgtcaagggacatttaggttgcttccatgcattggttattgtaaatagtcctgctatgaacattgcagtgcatgcatctttttgaattagttttttttctggttatatgcccaggagtgggattgctggatcacatggcaactcaatttttaactttttaaggaacttccaatACTGtactccatagtgactgcaccaatttacatttccaccaacagtgtgtgagggtttccttttctccacaccctctccaacatttatttgtgttctttttgatgacagccattctgacaggtgggagGTGACATCTTgttgtttgatttgcatttctctaataataagtgatgttgagcatcttttcatgtgcctgttggccatctggatgtcttctttggaaaatggctgtgcagttcttctgcccattttttgattttttaaaaattgagctgtatgagccatttgtatattctggaaattaatcccttgtcagtca
The sequence above is a segment of the Camelus ferus isolate YT-003-E chromosome 3, BCGSAC_Cfer_1.0, whole genome shotgun sequence genome. Coding sequences within it:
- the TMEM267 gene encoding transmembrane protein 267 → MASETEKTHALLQSCSPGSLISSLGLGLFCFVADRLLQFSVIQQNDWLRALSDNSVHCMIGMWSWAIVIGIKKKTDFGEIVLAGFLASVIDVDHFFLAGSLSLKAALALPRRPFLHCSTVIPVVVLTLKFTMHLFKLKDSWCFLPWMLFISWTSHHVRDGIRHGLWMCPFGKTSPLPFWLYVIITSSLPHICSFIMYFTGTRQMMSSKHGIHIDV